One window from the genome of Streptomyces sp. NBC_00708 encodes:
- the metK gene encoding methionine adenosyltransferase: MSRRLFTSESVTEGHPDKIADQISDTILDALLREDPSSRVAVETLITTGLVHVAGEVTTKAYADIPTLVRNKVLEIGYDSSKKGFDGASCGVSVSIGAQSPDIAQGVDTAYEKRVEGDEDELDKQGAGDQGLMFGYACDETPELMPLPIYLAHRLSRRLSEVRKNGTIPYLRPDGKTQVTIEYDGDKAVRLDTVVVSSQHASDIDLDSLLAPDIREFVVEHVLSQLLEDGIKLDTEGYRLLVNPTGRFEIGGPMGDAGLTGRKIIIDTYGGMARHGGGAFSGKDPSKVDRSAAYAMRWVAKNVVAAGLAARCEVQVAYAIGKAEPVGLFVETFGTAAVDTEKIEHAIGEVFDLRPAAIIRDLDLLRPIYAQTAAYGHFGRELPDFTWERTDRVDALRAAAGL; the protein is encoded by the coding sequence GTGTCCCGCCGTCTCTTCACCTCGGAGTCCGTGACCGAGGGTCACCCCGACAAGATCGCTGACCAGATCAGCGACACCATTCTCGACGCGCTCCTGCGGGAGGACCCGTCCTCCCGCGTCGCCGTCGAGACTCTGATCACCACCGGTCTGGTGCATGTCGCGGGTGAGGTCACGACCAAGGCCTACGCCGACATTCCGACGCTGGTCCGCAACAAGGTCCTGGAGATCGGCTACGACTCCTCCAAGAAGGGCTTCGACGGCGCCTCGTGCGGCGTCTCGGTGTCCATCGGCGCGCAGTCCCCGGACATCGCGCAGGGCGTCGACACCGCCTACGAGAAGCGCGTCGAGGGCGACGAGGACGAGCTCGACAAGCAGGGCGCCGGCGACCAGGGCCTGATGTTCGGCTACGCCTGCGACGAGACCCCCGAGCTCATGCCGCTGCCGATCTACCTCGCGCACCGGCTCTCGCGCCGGCTGTCCGAGGTCCGCAAGAACGGGACCATCCCGTACCTGCGCCCCGACGGCAAGACCCAGGTCACCATCGAGTACGACGGCGACAAGGCCGTCCGCCTCGACACGGTCGTCGTCTCCTCGCAGCACGCCAGCGACATCGACCTCGACTCGCTGCTCGCGCCCGACATCCGCGAGTTCGTCGTCGAGCACGTCCTGTCGCAGCTCCTCGAGGACGGCATCAAGCTCGACACCGAGGGCTACCGCCTCCTCGTCAACCCGACCGGGCGCTTCGAGATCGGCGGCCCGATGGGCGATGCCGGCCTGACCGGTCGCAAGATCATCATCGACACCTACGGCGGCATGGCCCGCCACGGCGGCGGTGCCTTCTCCGGCAAGGACCCGTCGAAGGTGGACCGCTCGGCCGCCTACGCCATGCGCTGGGTCGCCAAGAACGTCGTCGCCGCCGGCCTCGCGGCCCGCTGCGAGGTCCAGGTCGCGTACGCGATCGGCAAGGCCGAGCCGGTGGGTCTCTTCGTGGAGACCTTCGGCACGGCGGCGGTCGACACCGAGAAGATCGAGCACGCCATCGGCGAGGTCTTCGACCTCCGCCCGGCCGCGATCATCCGCGACCTCGACCTGCTGCGCCCGATCTACGCGCAGACCGCCGCGTACGGGCACTTCGGCCGTGAGCTGCCCGACTTCACGTGGGAGCGCACCGACCGGGTGGACGCGCTGCGCGCCGCCGCCGGCCTGTAG
- the coaBC gene encoding bifunctional phosphopantothenoylcysteine decarboxylase/phosphopantothenate--cysteine ligase CoaBC, translated as MDKPKVVLGVSGGIAAYKACELLRRLTESGHDVRVVPTESALHFVGAATWSALSGHPVSTEVWNDVHEVPHVRIGQHADLVVVAPATADMLAKAAHGLADDLLTNTLLTARCPVVFAPAMHTEMWEHPATQENVATLRRRGAVVIEPAVGRLTGVDTGKGRLPDPGEIFEVCRRVLARGTAAPDLAGRHVVISAGGTREPLDPVRYLGNRSSGKQGYALARTAVARGARVTLVEANTGLPDPSGADVVHTGTAIQLREAVLKAAQDADVVVMAAAVADFRPARYVTGKIKKKDGQEPAPLTLVRNPDILAEVAAERATPGQIVVGFAAETDDVLANGREKLRRKGCDLLVVNEVGERKTFGSEENEAVVLAADGTETPVPYGPKEALADTVWDLVTARLG; from the coding sequence GTGGACAAGCCGAAGGTCGTTCTGGGGGTCAGCGGCGGCATCGCCGCCTACAAGGCGTGCGAGCTGCTGCGCCGGCTGACCGAGTCCGGCCACGACGTACGGGTCGTCCCCACCGAGTCCGCCCTGCACTTCGTGGGCGCCGCCACCTGGTCCGCGCTCTCCGGCCACCCGGTCTCCACCGAGGTCTGGAACGACGTCCACGAGGTGCCCCACGTACGGATCGGGCAGCACGCCGACCTCGTCGTCGTCGCCCCGGCCACCGCCGACATGCTGGCCAAGGCCGCCCACGGGCTCGCCGACGACCTGCTCACCAACACCCTGCTCACGGCCCGCTGTCCGGTCGTCTTCGCACCGGCGATGCACACCGAGATGTGGGAGCACCCCGCCACCCAGGAGAACGTCGCGACCCTGCGCCGCCGGGGCGCCGTCGTCATCGAGCCCGCCGTCGGCCGCCTCACCGGCGTCGACACAGGCAAGGGCCGGCTCCCCGACCCGGGCGAGATCTTCGAGGTCTGCCGCCGGGTCCTCGCCCGCGGCACGGCCGCCCCCGACCTGGCGGGCCGCCACGTGGTCATCAGCGCCGGCGGTACGAGGGAACCCCTCGACCCCGTCCGCTACCTCGGCAACCGCTCCTCCGGCAAGCAGGGCTACGCGCTGGCCCGCACCGCCGTCGCCCGCGGCGCCCGGGTCACCCTCGTCGAGGCCAACACCGGACTGCCCGACCCGTCCGGCGCCGACGTCGTCCACACCGGCACCGCGATCCAGCTGCGCGAGGCCGTGCTGAAGGCGGCACAGGACGCCGACGTCGTGGTCATGGCCGCCGCCGTCGCCGACTTCCGGCCCGCCCGGTACGTCACCGGGAAGATCAAGAAGAAGGACGGCCAGGAGCCCGCCCCCCTCACCCTCGTCCGCAACCCGGACATCCTCGCCGAGGTCGCCGCCGAGCGCGCCACGCCCGGCCAGATCGTCGTCGGATTCGCCGCCGAGACCGACGACGTACTGGCCAACGGCCGCGAGAAGCTGCGCCGCAAGGGCTGCGACCTGTTGGTGGTCAACGAGGTGGGGGAGCGCAAGACCTTCGGCTCCGAGGAGAACGAGGCCGTGGTGCTCGCCGCCGACGGAACGGAGACTCCGGTGCCGTACGGGCCCAAGGAGGCGCTCGCCGACACGGTGTGGGACCTCGTGACGGCGCGCCTCGGATGA
- a CDS encoding sugar-binding domain-containing protein, whose protein sequence is MSAGRSALRMGPAELVQAAAMARRFYLEGKSKIQIAEEFGVSRFKVARVLETALERDLVRIEIRVPAELDAERSDALRARYGLRHAVVVESPAEEQDDAADPENLGEVAADLLGELVNEGDVLGLAWGRSTIHMAAALDRLPPCTVVQLTGVYDAGTAERGSVEAVRRAAQVSGGEAHPIYAPMLLPDPATAAALRNQTGIARAFEYFDKVTVAAVSIGSWEPGISTVHDMLSDEERRHYASLGVAAEMSAHLFDAEGRRVGRDLGERCITVEADRLRRIPEVVAIAGGQRKAAAIGAVLRSGLVTSLVTDTAAADYLLTESAAPRRPALERADPDGD, encoded by the coding sequence ATGTCGGCGGGCCGGTCCGCCCTGCGGATGGGGCCCGCGGAGCTGGTGCAGGCGGCGGCCATGGCCCGCCGCTTCTACCTCGAGGGCAAGTCCAAGATCCAGATCGCCGAGGAGTTCGGCGTCAGCCGCTTCAAGGTGGCCCGGGTCCTGGAGACCGCATTGGAACGGGACCTCGTACGGATCGAGATCCGGGTCCCGGCGGAGCTGGACGCCGAGCGCTCCGACGCGCTCCGGGCCCGCTACGGGCTGCGTCACGCCGTCGTCGTCGAGTCCCCGGCCGAGGAGCAGGACGACGCGGCCGACCCGGAGAACCTCGGCGAGGTCGCGGCCGATCTGCTCGGCGAACTGGTGAACGAGGGCGATGTGCTCGGGCTCGCCTGGGGCCGCTCCACGATCCATATGGCCGCCGCGCTCGACCGGCTGCCCCCGTGCACGGTCGTGCAGCTCACCGGGGTGTACGACGCGGGCACCGCCGAGCGCGGTTCGGTGGAGGCCGTGCGGCGCGCCGCCCAGGTCTCCGGCGGGGAGGCCCACCCGATCTACGCGCCGATGCTGCTGCCCGACCCGGCGACGGCCGCCGCGCTGCGTAACCAGACCGGGATCGCCCGCGCCTTCGAGTACTTCGACAAGGTGACGGTCGCGGCCGTCTCCATCGGTTCCTGGGAGCCAGGGATCTCGACGGTGCACGACATGCTCTCCGACGAGGAGCGCCGGCACTACGCCTCGCTCGGTGTCGCCGCCGAGATGTCGGCCCACCTGTTCGACGCGGAGGGCCGCCGGGTCGGCCGGGACCTCGGCGAGCGGTGCATCACCGTCGAGGCGGACCGGCTGCGCCGGATTCCCGAGGTGGTGGCGATCGCGGGCGGGCAGCGCAAGGCCGCCGCGATCGGCGCCGTGCTGCGGTCGGGCCTGGTCACCAGCCTGGTCACGGACACGGCCGCGGCCGACTACCTGCTGACGGAGTCCGCGGCCCCGCGTCGGCCGGCCCTGGAGCGCGCGGACCCGGACGGCGACTGA
- a CDS encoding rRNA cytosine-C5-methyltransferase, translated as MNDQPRRRPAKPHRRPQKDPVRFLAFEVLRAVDERDAYANLVLPPLLKKARAKGDFDHRDAALATELVYGTLRRQGTYDAIVAACIDRPLREVDPPVLDVLNMGVHQLLGTRIPTHAAVSASVELARVVLGEGRAKFVNAVLRKVSADDLDGWVAKVAPAYEDDAEDHLAVVHSHPRWVVSALWDALGGGRAGIEDLLEADNERPEVTLVARPGRSTTDELTEELGEENALPGRWSPYAVRMAEGGEPGALTAVRESRAGVQDEGSQLVAAALANAPLEGRDTRWLDGCAGPGGKAALLAALAAGRGAALLAAEKQPHRARLVERALAGNPGPYQVVTADGTRPPWQPGTFDRILMDVPCSGLGALRRRPEARWRRRKEDLEGFAPLQRGLLREALKAVRIGGVVGYATCSPHLAETRVVVEDVLKGRGGEPFEAEWIDARPLMPGVPALGDGPDVQLWPHLHGTDAMYLALLRRTG; from the coding sequence GTGAACGACCAGCCGCGTCGCCGTCCCGCCAAGCCGCACCGCCGCCCCCAGAAGGACCCGGTCCGCTTCCTCGCCTTCGAGGTCCTGCGGGCCGTCGACGAGCGCGACGCCTACGCGAACCTCGTCCTGCCCCCGCTGCTGAAGAAGGCCCGTGCCAAGGGCGACTTCGACCACCGGGACGCGGCCCTGGCGACCGAGCTGGTCTACGGGACGCTGCGCCGGCAGGGCACGTACGACGCGATCGTCGCCGCCTGCATCGACCGGCCGCTGCGCGAGGTCGACCCCCCGGTCCTGGACGTCCTGAACATGGGCGTGCACCAGCTGCTCGGCACCCGTATCCCGACCCACGCGGCGGTCTCCGCGAGCGTGGAGCTGGCCCGGGTGGTGCTGGGGGAGGGGCGCGCCAAGTTCGTCAACGCCGTGCTGCGCAAGGTGTCCGCCGACGACCTCGACGGCTGGGTGGCGAAGGTGGCCCCCGCCTACGAGGACGACGCCGAGGACCACCTCGCGGTCGTCCACTCGCACCCGCGCTGGGTCGTCTCGGCGCTCTGGGACGCGCTCGGCGGTGGCCGCGCCGGCATCGAGGACCTGCTCGAAGCGGACAACGAGCGGCCCGAGGTCACCCTCGTCGCCCGCCCCGGCCGCTCCACCACGGACGAACTCACCGAGGAGCTGGGCGAGGAGAACGCCCTGCCCGGCCGCTGGTCGCCCTACGCCGTGCGGATGGCCGAGGGCGGCGAGCCCGGCGCCCTGACCGCCGTGCGCGAGAGCCGGGCCGGCGTCCAGGACGAGGGCAGCCAGCTCGTCGCGGCGGCCCTGGCCAACGCCCCGCTGGAGGGCCGCGACACCCGGTGGCTGGACGGCTGCGCGGGCCCCGGCGGGAAGGCCGCCCTGCTCGCGGCCCTCGCCGCCGGACGCGGCGCCGCCCTGCTGGCCGCCGAGAAGCAGCCGCACCGCGCCCGCCTCGTGGAACGCGCGCTGGCCGGCAACCCCGGCCCGTACCAGGTGGTCACCGCCGACGGCACCCGCCCGCCGTGGCAGCCCGGCACCTTCGACCGCATCCTCATGGACGTGCCCTGCTCCGGTCTGGGCGCGCTGCGCCGCCGCCCCGAGGCCCGCTGGCGCCGCCGCAAGGAGGACCTGGAGGGCTTCGCACCGCTCCAGCGGGGTCTGCTGCGCGAGGCGCTGAAGGCCGTACGGATCGGCGGCGTCGTCGGCTACGCGACCTGCTCGCCGCACCTCGCGGAGACCCGGGTCGTCGTCGAGGACGTGCTCAAGGGACGCGGCGGGGAGCCGTTCGAGGCCGAGTGGATCGACGCCCGTCCGCTGATGCCGGGCGTGCCCGCGCTGGGCGACGGGCCCGACGTCCAGCTCTGGCCGCACCTGCACGGCACCGACGCCATGTACCTGGCGCTGCTCCGCCGTACCGGCTGA
- the rpe gene encoding ribulose-phosphate 3-epimerase, with amino-acid sequence MAQINPSILSADFARLAEEAKAVEGADWLHVDVMDNHFVPNLTLGVPIVESLSRATDTPLDCHLMIEDADRWAPQYVEAGAGSVTFHAEAAAAPVRLAREIRAKGARASMALKPATPIEPYEDLLPELDMLLIMTVEPGFGGQAFLDIMLPKIRRTRELISKHGLDLWLQVDGGVSEATIERCAEAGADVFVAGSAVYGAEDPAAAVRALRDRADGVIGSAGWACAH; translated from the coding sequence ATGGCCCAGATCAACCCGAGTATTCTCTCCGCCGACTTCGCGCGCCTCGCCGAGGAGGCGAAGGCAGTCGAAGGTGCCGACTGGCTCCATGTCGATGTCATGGACAACCACTTCGTGCCCAATCTGACCCTCGGCGTTCCGATCGTGGAATCGCTCAGCAGGGCCACGGACACGCCGCTGGACTGCCATCTGATGATCGAGGACGCGGACCGCTGGGCGCCGCAGTACGTCGAGGCGGGCGCCGGGTCGGTCACTTTCCACGCGGAGGCCGCCGCGGCACCCGTCCGGCTGGCCCGGGAGATCCGTGCCAAGGGCGCCCGCGCGTCCATGGCGCTCAAGCCGGCGACGCCCATCGAGCCGTACGAGGACCTGCTCCCCGAGCTCGACATGCTGCTGATCATGACGGTGGAGCCGGGTTTCGGCGGCCAGGCGTTCCTGGACATCATGCTGCCGAAGATCCGCCGGACCCGTGAGCTGATCTCCAAGCACGGCCTGGACCTGTGGCTCCAGGTCGACGGCGGGGTCTCCGAGGCCACCATCGAGCGGTGCGCCGAGGCGGGGGCCGATGTCTTCGTCGCGGGCTCCGCGGTGTACGGCGCCGAGGACCCGGCCGCCGCGGTGCGGGCCCTGCGCGACCGGGCCGACGGGGTGATCGGCTCGGCCGGCTGGGCCTGCGCGCACTGA
- a CDS encoding primosomal protein N' translates to MSSENERAEEPGAGAPEQLALIRETVRRADVPRAKPRTWRGAALAKELPVARVLVNKGALHLDQYFDYAVPEELDADAQPGVRVRVRFGAGGRNVRGGRREGGGLIDGFLIERLAESDYNGALAALASVVSPEPVLGPGLLALARAVADRYAGSLADVLQLAVPPRNAQAESTPSPAPLPAPARPAPGTWERYEQGPAFLSALATGGAPRAVWTALPGPHWPAEIATAVAATLSAGRGALVVVPDGRAAGRVDAALTALLGEGRHALLTAGSGPGKRYREWLAVRRGSVRAVVGTRAAMFAPVADLGLVVVWDDGDSSHSDDRAPFPHVREVLELRATHGRCGFLLGSLSCTVEAAQLVESGWALPLRAGREQLRAAAPVIRTVGDGELARDGAARAARLPSLAWQTVRDGLRTGPVLVQVPRRGYAPRLACERCREPARCRQCAGPLEAPDQQDLNCAWCGRAETAWHCVACGGRRLRAQVVGARRTAEELGRAFPAVPVRTSGRDHVLDSVPDQPALVVSTPGAEPVAEGGYAAALLLDGWAMTGRPDLRAGEEALRRWTSAAALVRGRSEGGTVVVVAEPTLRPVQALVRWDPVGHARRELAERAELGFPPVSRMASVTGAPEALAAFLAGARLPADAEVLGPVPVPAAEPGRPRRAFEAPAGEAWERALVRVPPGSGAALATALRAARVARGGAGGAGAGGGAVRVRVDPVDIG, encoded by the coding sequence GTGAGCAGCGAGAACGAGCGGGCCGAGGAGCCCGGGGCCGGGGCGCCGGAACAGCTTGCGCTGATCCGGGAGACCGTGCGCCGGGCCGACGTGCCCCGCGCCAAGCCGCGCACCTGGCGCGGGGCCGCCCTCGCCAAGGAGCTGCCCGTCGCCCGGGTCCTCGTCAACAAGGGCGCGCTCCACCTCGACCAGTACTTCGACTACGCCGTCCCCGAGGAGCTGGACGCCGACGCACAGCCCGGGGTGCGGGTACGGGTCCGGTTCGGCGCCGGGGGCCGCAATGTGCGCGGCGGCCGGCGCGAGGGCGGCGGCCTCATCGACGGCTTCCTCATCGAGCGGCTGGCCGAGTCCGACTACAACGGGGCGCTCGCCGCGCTCGCCTCCGTCGTCTCGCCGGAGCCGGTCCTCGGCCCCGGCCTCCTCGCCCTCGCCCGCGCCGTCGCCGACCGGTACGCGGGCAGCCTCGCGGACGTCCTCCAGCTCGCCGTCCCCCCGCGCAACGCACAGGCCGAGTCCACGCCGTCGCCCGCGCCCCTGCCCGCCCCCGCGCGGCCCGCCCCCGGGACCTGGGAGCGGTACGAGCAGGGGCCCGCCTTCCTGTCCGCGCTGGCCACCGGGGGCGCTCCCAGGGCCGTGTGGACCGCGCTGCCCGGACCGCACTGGCCGGCCGAGATCGCCACGGCCGTCGCCGCGACGCTGTCCGCCGGGCGCGGCGCCCTCGTCGTCGTCCCCGACGGGCGGGCCGCCGGCCGGGTCGACGCCGCGCTCACCGCCCTCCTCGGCGAGGGGCGGCACGCGTTGCTCACCGCCGGCTCCGGGCCGGGGAAGCGTTACCGGGAATGGCTCGCCGTGCGGCGCGGGTCCGTCCGGGCGGTGGTGGGGACCAGGGCCGCGATGTTCGCCCCCGTCGCCGACCTCGGGCTCGTCGTCGTCTGGGACGACGGGGACTCCAGCCACAGCGACGACCGCGCGCCCTTCCCGCATGTCCGTGAGGTCCTGGAGCTGCGGGCCACGCACGGGCGGTGCGGCTTCCTGCTGGGCTCCCTCAGCTGCACCGTGGAGGCCGCGCAGCTCGTCGAGAGCGGCTGGGCGCTGCCGTTGCGCGCCGGGCGGGAACAGCTGCGGGCGGCGGCGCCCGTCATCCGCACCGTGGGCGACGGCGAACTCGCACGGGACGGGGCGGCCCGTGCCGCCCGGCTGCCCAGCCTCGCCTGGCAGACCGTCCGGGACGGGCTGCGCACCGGTCCGGTGCTCGTCCAGGTGCCCCGCCGGGGGTACGCCCCCCGGCTGGCCTGCGAGCGCTGCCGGGAGCCCGCGCGGTGCCGGCAGTGCGCGGGGCCGCTGGAGGCGCCCGACCAGCAGGACCTGAACTGCGCCTGGTGCGGGCGCGCCGAGACCGCCTGGCACTGCGTGGCCTGCGGTGGCCGGCGGCTGCGGGCCCAGGTCGTCGGCGCCCGGCGTACGGCGGAGGAGCTGGGGCGGGCGTTTCCGGCCGTGCCGGTGCGGACGTCCGGGCGCGACCATGTGCTCGACTCGGTGCCGGACCAGCCCGCGCTGGTGGTGAGTACGCCCGGTGCCGAGCCGGTCGCCGAGGGCGGGTACGCGGCGGCGCTCCTGCTGGACGGCTGGGCGATGACCGGCCGCCCCGACCTGCGTGCGGGGGAGGAGGCGCTGCGGCGCTGGACGTCCGCCGCCGCGCTGGTCCGGGGGCGGTCCGAGGGCGGCACGGTGGTCGTCGTCGCCGAGCCGACGCTGCGGCCGGTGCAGGCCCTGGTCCGCTGGGACCCGGTCGGGCACGCCCGGCGGGAGCTGGCGGAGCGGGCCGAGCTGGGCTTTCCGCCGGTGTCCCGGATGGCCTCGGTGACGGGGGCGCCGGAGGCGCTGGCCGCGTTCCTCGCGGGGGCGCGGCTGCCCGCGGACGCGGAGGTGCTGGGGCCGGTGCCGGTGCCTGCCGCCGAGCCGGGACGGCCTCGGCGGGCGTTCGAGGCGCCGGCGGGGGAGGCCTGGGAGCGGGCGCTGGTGCGGGTGCCGCCGGGGAGCGGGGCGGCGTTGGCGACGGCGTTGCGGGCCGCGCGGGTGGCGCGGGGCGGGGCCGGCGGAGCCGGCGCCGGTGGGGGTGCGGTGCGGGTGCGGGTGGATCCGGTGGACATCGGCTGA
- the fmt gene encoding methionyl-tRNA formyltransferase: protein MKLVFAGTPEVAVPALDALIASGRHEVAAVVTRPDAPAGRGRRLVASPVAQRAEEAGIEVLKPARPRDEDFLARLREIAPDCCPVVAYGALLPRAALDIPARGWVNLHFSLLPAWRGAAPVQHAVMAGDEVTGASTFLIEEGLDSGPVYGVLTEEVRPTDTSGDLLTRLAFAGAGLLAATMDGIEDGTLHAVEQPADGVTLAPKITVEDAQIQWSAPALRVDRVVRGCTPAPGAWTLFRGERLKLVQATPAVDRSELAPGELSVGKNNVFVGTGSHAVELLWVQPQGKKPMRAADWARGVRIVPGELVGT, encoded by the coding sequence ATGAAGCTCGTCTTCGCCGGCACCCCCGAGGTAGCCGTTCCCGCCCTGGACGCCCTGATCGCCTCCGGCCGTCACGAGGTGGCCGCCGTCGTGACCAGGCCCGACGCGCCCGCCGGGCGCGGCCGGCGGCTGGTGGCCAGCCCGGTCGCCCAGCGTGCCGAGGAAGCCGGGATCGAGGTGCTGAAGCCCGCCAGGCCCCGGGACGAGGACTTCCTCGCCCGGCTGCGGGAGATCGCGCCGGACTGCTGCCCGGTCGTCGCGTACGGCGCGCTGCTGCCCAGGGCGGCGCTCGACATCCCGGCCCGGGGGTGGGTCAACCTGCACTTCTCGCTGCTGCCCGCCTGGCGCGGCGCGGCCCCCGTGCAGCACGCGGTGATGGCCGGTGACGAGGTGACCGGTGCCTCCACCTTCCTCATCGAGGAGGGGCTCGACTCCGGGCCGGTCTACGGCGTCCTCACCGAGGAGGTCCGCCCGACCGACACCAGCGGCGACCTGCTGACCCGGCTGGCGTTCGCCGGTGCCGGGCTGCTCGCCGCGACCATGGACGGCATCGAGGACGGCACCCTGCACGCCGTGGAGCAGCCCGCCGACGGGGTCACCCTCGCCCCCAAGATCACCGTCGAGGACGCGCAGATCCAGTGGTCCGCGCCCGCCCTGCGCGTCGACCGTGTCGTGCGCGGCTGCACGCCCGCCCCCGGTGCCTGGACGCTGTTCCGGGGCGAGCGCCTGAAGCTGGTCCAGGCGACCCCCGCCGTGGACCGGTCGGAGCTGGCCCCCGGTGAGCTGTCGGTGGGCAAGAACAACGTCTTCGTCGGCACCGGGTCGCACGCGGTCGAGCTGCTCTGGGTGCAGCCCCAGGGCAAGAAGCCGATGCGTGCCGCGGACTGGGCGCGCGGCGTCCGCATCGTCCCCGGCGAGCTGGTCGGGACCTGA
- the gmk gene encoding guanylate kinase, translating into MAATSRGTSPVPPDVRPRLTVLSGPSGVGKSTVVAHMRKVHPEVWLSVSATTRRPRPGERNGVHYFFVDDEEFDKLIANGELLEWAEFAGNRYGTPRRAVQERLEAGEPVLLEIDLQGARLVRQSMADAQLVFLAPPSWDELVRRLTGRGTEAPEVIERRLGAAKVELAAESEFDRTLVNTSVEDVARELLALMLEASGHRAGSE; encoded by the coding sequence ATGGCTGCAACATCCCGGGGGACGTCCCCCGTACCCCCGGACGTACGTCCGCGGCTGACCGTGCTCTCCGGCCCCTCGGGGGTCGGCAAGAGCACGGTCGTCGCGCATATGCGCAAGGTCCACCCCGAGGTGTGGCTCTCGGTGTCGGCGACGACCCGCAGGCCCCGCCCCGGCGAACGCAACGGCGTCCACTACTTCTTCGTGGACGACGAGGAGTTCGACAAGCTGATCGCCAACGGTGAGCTGCTGGAGTGGGCCGAGTTCGCCGGCAACCGCTACGGCACCCCGCGCCGCGCCGTGCAGGAGCGGCTGGAGGCGGGGGAGCCGGTGCTCCTGGAGATCGACCTCCAGGGGGCCCGGCTGGTCCGCCAGTCCATGGCCGACGCCCAGCTGGTCTTCCTCGCCCCGCCGAGCTGGGACGAGCTGGTGCGCCGGCTCACCGGCCGCGGGACCGAGGCGCCCGAGGTGATCGAGCGCCGGCTCGGCGCCGCCAAGGTCGAGCTGGCCGCCGAATCGGAGTTCGACAGGACCCTTGTCAATACCTCCGTCGAGGATGTGGCACGTGAGCTGCTAGCCTTGATGCTGGAGGCTTCCGGCCACCGCGCCGGCAGCGAATGA
- the rpoZ gene encoding DNA-directed RNA polymerase subunit omega → MSSSITTPEGIINPPIDELLEATDSKYSLVIYAAKRARQINAYYSQLGEGLLEYVGPLVDTHVHEKPLSIALREINAGLLTSEAIEGPAQ, encoded by the coding sequence GTGTCCTCTTCCATCACCACGCCCGAGGGCATCATCAACCCGCCGATTGATGAGCTCCTCGAAGCAACCGACTCGAAGTACAGCCTCGTGATCTACGCCGCCAAGCGCGCGCGCCAGATCAACGCGTACTACTCGCAGCTCGGTGAGGGCCTCCTCGAGTACGTCGGTCCCCTCGTCGACACCCACGTGCACGAGAAGCCGCTGTCGATCGCGCTCCGCGAGATCAACGCGGGCCTGCTCACGTCCGAGGCCATCGAGGGCCCCGCGCAGTAA
- a CDS encoding terpene cyclase → MENELPDIYCPFPQRTNPHVAHVREHLDTWTRNTGLVHRDSARERFEQADFGAFVGMVYPTADSENLDLVADWFVWLFLVDDQLDDGHLGRSPERVRDVVALMLAVVEGTRTGVMENEELPAAVVALIDLWHRTTPTAAVHWRRRFAWHLKKYLTTATTWEAGNRAAGVVPSEKLYIEKRRHTGAIIVCMDLIEIVAGIEAPSSIHNDPRFITALEASCNHVCWANDVYSYEKEQVLGEIHNLVHLVRHHRGYGKQQALEHVCAEIAVETERFLTAESELLEAYPQLTPMLEPYLDGMRSWMRGNLDWSRQTPRYNPADVSQYEQPEQYLEATVLGLSQD, encoded by the coding sequence GTGGAGAACGAACTGCCGGACATCTACTGCCCGTTCCCCCAGCGGACGAACCCGCATGTCGCACACGTACGGGAACATCTGGACACCTGGACCCGCAACACCGGTCTGGTGCACCGGGATTCGGCCAGGGAGCGCTTCGAGCAGGCGGACTTCGGCGCGTTCGTCGGGATGGTCTACCCGACCGCCGACAGTGAGAATCTGGACCTTGTCGCCGACTGGTTCGTCTGGCTCTTCCTGGTCGACGACCAGCTCGACGACGGCCACCTCGGGCGCAGCCCCGAGCGGGTGCGGGACGTCGTCGCCCTGATGCTGGCCGTGGTCGAGGGCACCCGCACCGGCGTCATGGAGAACGAGGAACTGCCCGCCGCCGTGGTCGCCCTCATCGACCTGTGGCACCGTACGACGCCGACCGCGGCGGTGCACTGGCGGCGCAGGTTCGCCTGGCACCTGAAGAAGTACCTCACCACCGCCACCACCTGGGAGGCCGGGAACCGCGCGGCGGGCGTGGTGCCGTCGGAGAAGCTGTACATAGAGAAGCGCCGCCACACCGGCGCGATCATCGTCTGCATGGACCTGATAGAGATCGTCGCGGGCATCGAGGCACCCTCCTCGATCCACAACGACCCCCGGTTCATCACCGCGCTGGAGGCGTCCTGCAACCACGTCTGCTGGGCCAATGACGTGTATTCGTACGAGAAGGAGCAGGTGCTCGGCGAGATCCACAACCTGGTCCACCTGGTCCGCCACCACCGCGGCTACGGCAAGCAGCAGGCGCTGGAGCACGTCTGCGCGGAGATCGCCGTCGAGACGGAGCGCTTCCTGACGGCGGAGTCCGAGCTGCTGGAGGCCTACCCGCAGCTGACGCCGATGCTGGAGCCGTACCTCGACGGCATGCGCAGCTGGATGCGCGGCAATCTGGACTGGTCCCGGCAGACACCGCGCTACAACCCGGCCGACGTCAGCCAGTACGAGCAGCCGGAGCAGTATCTGGAGGCCACGGTGCTAGGGCTCTCCCAGGACTGA